The Siniperca chuatsi isolate FFG_IHB_CAS linkage group LG2, ASM2008510v1, whole genome shotgun sequence genome window below encodes:
- the cfap20dc gene encoding uncharacterized protein C3orf67 homolog isoform X5: MFRNNYQGGAVVELFSGQGKDPVARWKLCGGPSAIHKEYDKEVKGFVYYLEGSSQTVKMQMPENGKMSLGLLQRFLVLQVNIPQCKDFSIELVITDSEHLKRRLHLSTVHKELSATLLHAKIPFVGLKRNIWSTLCIDLVSFTGELFKGFLTLDGITLFATCKVRRIFTMKTEPTGMSDDDKFLSGAGLMDLIPRSCQFPTDVNHVTQVLNMENSQKADMRAGLLRSDCVTDQTATARSTSYRRTRPRGVLHTAAGSRVSGPPPQTGRKSSAAADGMDRSVLFISNTGFPSSRTNQKVAAENQSIANMSENLSHREPSHILLEAFLMLEVLNVGTPGSLQPHPPKDRVFDKQGSKKLHVYSAGREMIASSDAVPGGHRKRSKTREKCTPPSTPSSRQESRQQPITENTKCLTADECSCSPAKESSGAAPTPAESLSCTIWPGLSCDLQVWSSWESNEGSEPQLTLQEEVFTFSSQPHSPKRGQGQGDQEKMEMGDDQVQSKSERRYEAQPEDDFIGSESDE, encoded by the exons ATGTTCAGGAATAATTATCAG GGTGGAGCTGTGGTTGAGCTCTTCAGTGGACAGGGAAAAGACCCTGTAGCAAGATGGAAACTTTGCGGAGGGCCGTCAGCCATTCATAAG GAGTATGATAAAGAGGTAAAAGGATTTGTTTACTACCTGGAGGGTAGCAGCCAGACAGTCAAGATGCAAATGCCAGAGAATGGGAAAATGTCTC TCGGGCTTCTCCAAAGATTCTTGGTCCTTCAAGTGAATATTCCGCAGTGCAAAGATTTTTCCATTGAGCTTGT GATAACTGATTCAGAGCACCTGAAAAGAAGACTTCACTTATCAACAGTGCATAAAGAATTGTCCGCCACACTTTTGCATGCAAAAATACCTTTTGTAGGATTGAAACGCAATATT TGGTCTACTTTGTGCATCGACCTTGTATCATTCACCGGTGAACTGTTCAAGGGATTTTTGACACTGGATGGCATCACATTGTTCGCTACCTGTAAAGTCCGCAGAATCTTCACCATGAAAACAGAGCCTACAGGAATGTCAGATGATG ATAAGTTTCTCAGTGGAGCTGGTCTCATGGACTTGATCCCTCGCAGTTGCCAGTTCCCAACAGATGTCAACCATGTCACTCAGGTGTTGAACATGGAGAATTCGCAGAAGGCAGATATGAGGGCTGGATTGTTGCGCTCTGACTGTG TTACTGATCAGACTGCCACTGCCAGATCAACTAGTTATCGAAGAACCAGGCCCAGGGGTGTTTTACACACAGCCGCAGGCTCCAGGGTTTCAGGGCCACCCCCTCAAACTGGAAGAAAAAGCAGTGCAGCTGCAGACGGAATGGACAGAAGTGTACTCTTTATCTCAAATACG GGATTCCCGTCCAGTAGAACGAACCAAAAAGTTGCTGCAGAAAATCAGAGCATTGCCAACATGAGTGAGAATTTATCACACAGAGAACCTTCCCACATTCTTCTTGAGG CTTTTCTAATGTTGGAAGTACTGAATGTAGGTACACCTGGAAGTTTACAGCCACATCCTCCAAAAGACAGAGTGTTTGACAAACAGGGATCTAAGAAGCTACACGTCTACAGTGCTGGAAGAGAGATGATAGCATCGTCAG ATGCTGTACCTGGTGGCCACAGAAAGAGAAGTAAAACCAGGGAGAAGTGCACTCCTCCATCCACTCCATCCAGTAGGCAGGAGAGCAGGCAACAACCtataacagaaaacacaaagtgcCTAACAGCAG ATGAATGTAGCTGCAGTCCTGCCAAGGAAAGTTCAGGAGCTGCTCCCACACCAGCAGAGTCTCTCTCCTGCACGATCTGGCCAGGTTTGTCTTGTGACCTGCAGGTCTGGAGCAGCTGGGAGAGTAATGAGGGGTCCGAGCCCCAGCTCACTCTGCAAGAGGAGGTGTTCACTTTCTCATCCCAGCCACACTCACCCAAAAGAGGGCAAGGCCAGGGTGAccaggagaagatggagatgGGAGATGATCAGGTTCAGAGCAAAAGTGAGAGGCGGTATGAGGCCCAACCTGAAGATGACTTCATCGGCAGTGAAAGTGATGAG tga
- the cfap20dc gene encoding uncharacterized protein C3orf67 homolog isoform X4, producing the protein MFRNNYQGGAVVELFSGQGKDPVARWKLCGGPSAIHKEYDKEVKGFVYYLEGSSQTVKMQMPENGKMSLGLLQRFLVLQVNIPQCKDFSIELVITDSEHLKRRLHLSTVHKELSATLLHAKIPFVGLKRNIWSTLCIDLVSFTGELFKGFLTLDGITLFATCKVRRIFTMKTEPTGMSDDDKFLSGAGLMDLIPRSCQFPTDVNHVTQVLNMENSQKADMRAGLLRSDCVTDQTATARSTSYRRTRPRGVLHTAAGSRVSGPPPQTGRKSSAAADGMDRSVLFISNTGFPSSRTNQKVAAENQSIANMSENLSHREPSHILLEAFLMLEVLNVGTPGSLQPHPPKDRVFDKQGSKKLHVYSAGREMIASSDAVPGGHRKRSKTREKCTPPSTPSSRQESRQQPITENTKCLTADECSCSPAKESSGAAPTPAESLSCTIWPGLSCDLQVWSSWESNEGSEPQLTLQEEVFTFSSQPHSPKRGQGQGDQEKMEMGDDQVQSKSERRYEAQPEDDFIGSESDELCPTKLRG; encoded by the exons ATGTTCAGGAATAATTATCAG GGTGGAGCTGTGGTTGAGCTCTTCAGTGGACAGGGAAAAGACCCTGTAGCAAGATGGAAACTTTGCGGAGGGCCGTCAGCCATTCATAAG GAGTATGATAAAGAGGTAAAAGGATTTGTTTACTACCTGGAGGGTAGCAGCCAGACAGTCAAGATGCAAATGCCAGAGAATGGGAAAATGTCTC TCGGGCTTCTCCAAAGATTCTTGGTCCTTCAAGTGAATATTCCGCAGTGCAAAGATTTTTCCATTGAGCTTGT GATAACTGATTCAGAGCACCTGAAAAGAAGACTTCACTTATCAACAGTGCATAAAGAATTGTCCGCCACACTTTTGCATGCAAAAATACCTTTTGTAGGATTGAAACGCAATATT TGGTCTACTTTGTGCATCGACCTTGTATCATTCACCGGTGAACTGTTCAAGGGATTTTTGACACTGGATGGCATCACATTGTTCGCTACCTGTAAAGTCCGCAGAATCTTCACCATGAAAACAGAGCCTACAGGAATGTCAGATGATG ATAAGTTTCTCAGTGGAGCTGGTCTCATGGACTTGATCCCTCGCAGTTGCCAGTTCCCAACAGATGTCAACCATGTCACTCAGGTGTTGAACATGGAGAATTCGCAGAAGGCAGATATGAGGGCTGGATTGTTGCGCTCTGACTGTG TTACTGATCAGACTGCCACTGCCAGATCAACTAGTTATCGAAGAACCAGGCCCAGGGGTGTTTTACACACAGCCGCAGGCTCCAGGGTTTCAGGGCCACCCCCTCAAACTGGAAGAAAAAGCAGTGCAGCTGCAGACGGAATGGACAGAAGTGTACTCTTTATCTCAAATACG GGATTCCCGTCCAGTAGAACGAACCAAAAAGTTGCTGCAGAAAATCAGAGCATTGCCAACATGAGTGAGAATTTATCACACAGAGAACCTTCCCACATTCTTCTTGAGG CTTTTCTAATGTTGGAAGTACTGAATGTAGGTACACCTGGAAGTTTACAGCCACATCCTCCAAAAGACAGAGTGTTTGACAAACAGGGATCTAAGAAGCTACACGTCTACAGTGCTGGAAGAGAGATGATAGCATCGTCAG ATGCTGTACCTGGTGGCCACAGAAAGAGAAGTAAAACCAGGGAGAAGTGCACTCCTCCATCCACTCCATCCAGTAGGCAGGAGAGCAGGCAACAACCtataacagaaaacacaaagtgcCTAACAGCAG ATGAATGTAGCTGCAGTCCTGCCAAGGAAAGTTCAGGAGCTGCTCCCACACCAGCAGAGTCTCTCTCCTGCACGATCTGGCCAGGTTTGTCTTGTGACCTGCAGGTCTGGAGCAGCTGGGAGAGTAATGAGGGGTCCGAGCCCCAGCTCACTCTGCAAGAGGAGGTGTTCACTTTCTCATCCCAGCCACACTCACCCAAAAGAGGGCAAGGCCAGGGTGAccaggagaagatggagatgGGAGATGATCAGGTTCAGAGCAAAAGTGAGAGGCGGTATGAGGCCCAACCTGAAGATGACTTCATCGGCAGTGAAAGTGATGAG CTGTGTCCTACAAAGCTCAGGGGTTGA
- the cfap20dc gene encoding uncharacterized protein C3orf67 homolog isoform X6, which translates to MFRNNYQGGAVVELFSGQGKDPVARWKLCGGPSAIHKEYDKEVKGFVYYLEGSSQTVKMQMPENGKMSLGLLQRFLVLQVNIPQCKDFSIELVITDSEHLKRRLHLSTVHKELSATLLHAKIPFVGLKRNIWSTLCIDLVSFTGELFKGFLTLDGITLFATCKVRRIFTMKTEPTGMSDDDKFLSGAGLMDLIPRSCQFPTDVNHVTQVLNMENSQKADMRAGLLRSDCGVNFYIYNTRYQP; encoded by the exons ATGTTCAGGAATAATTATCAG GGTGGAGCTGTGGTTGAGCTCTTCAGTGGACAGGGAAAAGACCCTGTAGCAAGATGGAAACTTTGCGGAGGGCCGTCAGCCATTCATAAG GAGTATGATAAAGAGGTAAAAGGATTTGTTTACTACCTGGAGGGTAGCAGCCAGACAGTCAAGATGCAAATGCCAGAGAATGGGAAAATGTCTC TCGGGCTTCTCCAAAGATTCTTGGTCCTTCAAGTGAATATTCCGCAGTGCAAAGATTTTTCCATTGAGCTTGT GATAACTGATTCAGAGCACCTGAAAAGAAGACTTCACTTATCAACAGTGCATAAAGAATTGTCCGCCACACTTTTGCATGCAAAAATACCTTTTGTAGGATTGAAACGCAATATT TGGTCTACTTTGTGCATCGACCTTGTATCATTCACCGGTGAACTGTTCAAGGGATTTTTGACACTGGATGGCATCACATTGTTCGCTACCTGTAAAGTCCGCAGAATCTTCACCATGAAAACAGAGCCTACAGGAATGTCAGATGATG ATAAGTTTCTCAGTGGAGCTGGTCTCATGGACTTGATCCCTCGCAGTTGCCAGTTCCCAACAGATGTCAACCATGTCACTCAGGTGTTGAACATGGAGAATTCGCAGAAGGCAGATATGAGGGCTGGATTGTTGCGCTCTGACTGTG GTGTGAATTTCTACATTTACAACACGAGATATCAGCCATAA